A genomic segment from Stappia indica encodes:
- a CDS encoding acyl-CoA dehydrogenase family protein, with product MNMSVVKPGLSEGPDLATLAANLEQILPLVEERAPEAEAQGSLTDDVVAALRKSGIYTMLFPREVGGSDVSLADAMPLIEKLSHAHASAGWCANVNNMEGATMALYIPDSGIERVFANGADVTVAGNGVPRGFARKVAGGYEIWGNWAFGSGICHAEWIHTGGFLVDDEKQMIFGPTGSPRVVLVHHPRSTIRLKGEWDVLGLKATGSYDYEVAEGETIFVPDELVYDFDNAVPLRGGPQGQLGLAGYSAWAHSSWALGVGRRMLDELVKVARNRRDAFGKTVDSASFKYQLALVEARYRAARAYAHETWRGICLGLEQSGTVTQDQMTDAKLVLRHVHDVVSDVATFAHRSARSASLYNTVMQRCYRDIHSGTQHILMADQIIEECGRQILGATDPEAKWTVFGVADGGKA from the coding sequence ATGAACATGAGTGTAGTGAAACCGGGCCTGTCGGAGGGGCCCGATCTGGCAACGCTTGCCGCCAATCTGGAACAGATCCTGCCCCTGGTGGAGGAGCGGGCGCCGGAGGCCGAAGCCCAGGGCAGCCTGACCGACGACGTGGTGGCGGCGCTGCGCAAGTCCGGCATCTACACGATGCTGTTCCCCCGGGAGGTCGGTGGTTCAGACGTCAGCCTGGCCGACGCAATGCCGCTGATCGAGAAGCTGTCCCATGCCCATGCTTCCGCCGGCTGGTGCGCCAATGTGAACAACATGGAGGGTGCGACCATGGCCCTCTACATTCCCGACAGCGGCATCGAACGCGTTTTCGCGAACGGGGCGGATGTGACGGTCGCGGGAAACGGGGTGCCGCGCGGGTTCGCCCGGAAAGTGGCGGGGGGGTACGAGATCTGGGGCAACTGGGCCTTTGGCAGCGGCATCTGCCATGCGGAGTGGATCCACACCGGCGGCTTTCTTGTCGACGACGAGAAGCAGATGATCTTCGGTCCGACCGGCAGCCCCCGTGTCGTTCTCGTACATCATCCGCGCAGCACAATCCGGCTTAAGGGCGAGTGGGATGTTTTGGGTCTGAAGGCGACAGGCAGCTACGACTACGAGGTGGCTGAGGGTGAGACGATCTTCGTTCCGGACGAACTGGTCTACGACTTCGACAATGCGGTTCCCTTGCGCGGTGGGCCGCAGGGGCAGCTGGGCCTCGCAGGCTATAGCGCTTGGGCTCATTCAAGTTGGGCGCTGGGGGTCGGACGGCGCATGCTCGACGAACTCGTAAAGGTTGCGCGCAACCGCCGCGACGCGTTCGGCAAGACCGTGGACAGCGCGAGCTTCAAGTATCAGCTGGCTCTGGTCGAGGCACGCTATCGTGCTGCGCGCGCCTATGCACACGAGACCTGGCGCGGGATCTGCCTTGGACTGGAGCAGAGCGGAACGGTGACCCAGGATCAGATGACCGATGCCAAGCTCGTGTTGCGTCACGTTCATGACGTGGTTTCCGACGTTGCCACCTTCGCCCATCGCTCCGCGCGCAGCGCCTCGCTCTACAACACGGTCATGCAACGGTGCTACCGCGACATCCACTCCGGCACCCAGCACATCCTGATGGCCGATCAGATCATCGAGGAATGCGGCCGGCAGATCCTCGGTGCGACGGACCCTGAAGCCAAGTGGACCGTCTTCGGCGTCGCTGACGGCGGAAAAGCGTGA
- a CDS encoding cupin domain-containing protein produces the protein MIDEIAGITRADEARGQTVWHILGQTYTLKQVSESSIAWHALFPAGTFVPPHVHHTQEEYIYVLTGRYNLLLDGREQIAEPGDLVRMPRGMPHGIFNKTDADATSLFWASPTSKLEQLFRNIDRVPDPAEVVRICADFDVDFLPL, from the coding sequence ATGATCGATGAAATTGCCGGTATCACGCGCGCCGACGAGGCGCGGGGACAAACCGTCTGGCACATACTGGGCCAGACCTACACACTGAAGCAGGTGAGCGAGAGTTCGATCGCTTGGCATGCCTTGTTTCCGGCAGGAACCTTCGTGCCTCCTCACGTGCACCACACGCAAGAAGAATACATTTACGTCCTGACAGGGCGCTACAACCTGTTGCTGGACGGCCGGGAGCAGATTGCCGAACCGGGGGACCTGGTGCGCATGCCGCGGGGAATGCCGCACGGGATCTTCAACAAGACAGACGCCGACGCGACGAGCCTGTTCTGGGCCTCGCCGACCAGCAAGCTCGAGCAGCTTTTCCGGAACATCGACAGGGTTCCCGACCCGGCGGAGGTGGTGCGCATTTGCGCCGACTTCGACGTGGATTTCCTCCCCCTGTAG
- a CDS encoding HlyD family secretion protein: MKWKQVIAATALIAVVAGGFYLWRTMNTEKLPDGIASSNGRIEAERVDVATKMAGRVTEVLVSEGDMVEAGQLVARMDVSELNARLAQARATVAQAEQGLRQSEAQVALYEAKRDLAEKEHQRTVALVERQVSSQELADQRRTALDTAVAGVEAAKAGVELAKATIESAKAAVAQLEAILDDTQLRAPRGGRVQYLLAREGEVLGAGGKVLTLTDLTDIYMTIFLPARDAGLLQVGSEARLILDPIPDYVIPASVTFVASNAQFTPKSVETSDERENLMFRVKLSIPKDLLVRYQDRAKAGVAGVGYVRTDPAVAWPDFLEVKLPQ; encoded by the coding sequence ATGAAGTGGAAACAGGTCATCGCCGCGACGGCTCTGATCGCGGTTGTCGCAGGCGGGTTCTATCTGTGGCGCACGATGAACACCGAGAAACTGCCCGACGGCATCGCGTCTTCGAACGGCAGGATCGAAGCGGAGCGCGTCGACGTCGCCACCAAGATGGCCGGGCGCGTGACGGAAGTCCTGGTCAGCGAAGGCGATATGGTCGAGGCCGGGCAGCTCGTTGCACGCATGGATGTGTCGGAACTCAACGCCCGGCTCGCCCAGGCTCGCGCCACGGTCGCGCAGGCCGAGCAGGGTCTGCGCCAGTCCGAAGCGCAGGTCGCCTTGTACGAGGCCAAGCGTGACCTCGCCGAAAAGGAGCACCAGCGCACCGTCGCGCTGGTCGAGCGGCAGGTGAGCTCGCAGGAGCTGGCCGACCAGCGGCGCACCGCACTCGACACCGCCGTGGCGGGGGTGGAAGCGGCCAAGGCCGGCGTCGAACTGGCCAAGGCCACCATCGAGTCGGCCAAGGCTGCGGTCGCCCAGCTCGAAGCCATTCTCGACGACACCCAGCTGCGCGCGCCCCGTGGCGGCCGGGTCCAGTACCTTTTGGCCCGCGAAGGCGAGGTGCTCGGCGCCGGCGGCAAGGTGCTCACGCTCACCGATCTGACCGATATCTACATGACCATTTTCCTGCCGGCGCGCGATGCCGGTCTGCTCCAGGTCGGCAGCGAAGCGCGCCTGATCCTCGACCCCATTCCCGATTACGTCATTCCGGCGAGCGTCACCTTCGTCGCCAGCAATGCCCAGTTCACACCGAAGTCGGTGGAAACGTCCGACGAGCGCGAGAACCTGATGTTTCGGGTGAAGCTGTCCATCCCGAAGGATCTTCTGGTCAGGTACCAGGACCGCGCCAAGGCCGGTGTCGCAGGCGTTGGCTATGTGCGGACCGACCCTGCCGTCGCCTGGCCGGACTTCCTGGAGGTCAAGCTGCCGCAATGA
- the rbbA gene encoding ribosome-associated ATPase/putative transporter RbbA has translation MTGEPAARLQGVTHRYGGIAALCDVTLDIPAGCMAGLIGPDGVGKSTLLAIVSGVRRIQSGSVTVFGGDMAGTAHRRACSRRVAYMPQGLGRNLYPTLSVRENLDFFGRLFAQSEAERAERIHALLEATGLAPFPDRPAGKLSGGMKQKLSLCSALIHDPDLLILDEPTTGIDPLSREQFWELIASIRRDRPHMSVVVATAYMEEAERFDWLAAMMDGRIIAEGTPEALRQAAGVSTLEAAFVAMLPEAERRGHRTVEVPPRVPMEGPPAIEAHGLTCRFGDFTAVDHVSFEIERGEIFGFLGSNGCGKSTTMKMLTGLLPATEGDALLFGETLNASDMATRRRVGYMSQSFSLYSELTVRQNLELHAALYRLAPETRAARIEEMLSTFDLRGEADMRPNGLPLGIKQRLQLAVALIHKPEVLILDEPTSGVDPVARDIFWQYLIDLSRNQGVTIFISTHFMNEAERCDRISLMHAGKVLAVGAPDELTRNRGAASLNDAFIDILREASGQDVSPEPVKAAPVSGPETAALRPAPAPIADAGGFFSPSRLWAFARRETMELLRDPMRLVFAFFGPVILMLTFGYGISLDVQNLPYAVLDRDQSMESRTLLESFSGSRYFEEHAPATSRRDLQQRMVDGEISIGIEVPPEFGRKLLRGDTPEIDVLIDGAMPFRAETARGYLQGLALGYYADQIERQFGEVISPYATEVVTRFRYNQSFKSVFAIVPSVMMLMLVLIPAIMTAMGVVREKETGSIANFRSTPVTRSEFLLGKQLPYVVIAFISFASLVAIGYVVFGVPLKGSAAALIVGTLFYILATTAFGLLVSTFTRTQVAATFAAAIIAIIPAVNFSGLVVPVSSLSGSGRLLGLAFPSSWYQQVSVGTFTKGLGFAELWHNHLALAGFALFFTVLSIAILDKQEA, from the coding sequence ATGACTGGAGAACCGGCCGCCAGGCTGCAGGGCGTAACGCATCGTTACGGCGGGATCGCAGCCCTTTGCGATGTCACGCTCGACATTCCGGCCGGCTGCATGGCCGGCCTGATAGGCCCGGACGGGGTCGGCAAGTCGACCCTGCTGGCGATCGTGTCCGGTGTCCGCCGCATCCAGTCGGGTTCCGTGACGGTGTTCGGCGGCGATATGGCCGGCACGGCCCATCGCCGGGCCTGCAGCCGGCGCGTCGCCTATATGCCCCAGGGGCTCGGCCGCAATCTCTATCCGACCCTGTCGGTCCGCGAAAACCTCGATTTCTTCGGGCGGCTCTTCGCGCAGTCGGAGGCGGAGCGCGCCGAGCGGATCCATGCGCTGCTGGAAGCCACCGGCCTTGCGCCGTTTCCCGATCGCCCGGCGGGCAAGCTTTCCGGCGGCATGAAGCAGAAACTGTCGCTCTGCTCCGCTCTCATCCACGATCCGGATCTTCTGATCCTCGATGAGCCCACCACCGGCATCGATCCGCTCTCGCGCGAGCAGTTCTGGGAGCTGATCGCCAGCATCCGGCGCGACCGCCCGCACATGAGCGTCGTCGTTGCCACCGCCTATATGGAGGAGGCCGAACGCTTCGACTGGCTGGCCGCCATGATGGATGGGCGGATCATCGCTGAGGGCACGCCCGAGGCGCTCCGGCAAGCTGCCGGTGTCTCGACGCTGGAGGCTGCGTTCGTTGCCATGCTGCCGGAAGCCGAGCGGCGCGGGCACCGCACCGTCGAGGTGCCGCCGCGCGTGCCGATGGAGGGGCCTCCGGCGATCGAGGCGCACGGCCTGACCTGCCGCTTCGGCGACTTCACCGCCGTCGACCATGTGAGTTTTGAGATCGAGCGCGGCGAAATCTTCGGCTTTCTGGGATCGAATGGCTGCGGCAAGTCGACCACGATGAAGATGCTGACCGGGCTTTTGCCGGCAACCGAGGGCGATGCGCTGCTGTTCGGCGAGACGCTGAACGCGAGCGACATGGCCACCCGGCGCCGCGTCGGCTACATGTCGCAGTCCTTCTCGCTCTATTCCGAGCTGACGGTGCGCCAGAACCTGGAACTGCACGCGGCCCTCTACCGTCTCGCCCCCGAAACGCGCGCCGCCCGCATCGAGGAAATGCTGAGCACCTTCGACCTGCGGGGCGAGGCGGACATGCGGCCGAACGGACTGCCGCTCGGCATCAAGCAGCGGCTGCAGCTTGCCGTGGCGCTGATCCACAAGCCGGAAGTCCTCATCCTCGATGAGCCCACCTCCGGCGTCGATCCGGTCGCACGGGACATTTTCTGGCAGTACCTGATCGACCTGTCGCGCAATCAGGGCGTGACGATCTTCATCTCGACCCATTTCATGAACGAGGCGGAGCGGTGCGACCGCATCTCGCTGATGCATGCCGGCAAGGTGCTGGCCGTCGGCGCGCCCGACGAGCTGACCCGCAACAGGGGCGCGGCCAGCCTGAACGACGCCTTCATCGACATTCTGCGCGAAGCGTCCGGTCAGGACGTCTCACCGGAACCGGTCAAGGCAGCTCCGGTCTCCGGACCCGAAACTGCGGCCCTGCGGCCGGCTCCGGCACCCATCGCCGACGCAGGCGGATTTTTCAGCCCGTCGCGCCTTTGGGCGTTTGCCCGCCGCGAAACGATGGAATTGCTGCGCGATCCCATGCGGCTGGTCTTTGCCTTTTTCGGGCCGGTCATCCTCATGCTGACCTTCGGTTACGGCATTTCGCTGGATGTTCAGAACCTGCCCTACGCGGTGCTGGACCGCGACCAGTCCATGGAGAGCAGGACGCTGCTGGAGAGCTTCTCCGGCTCGCGCTATTTCGAGGAGCACGCACCGGCGACCAGCAGGCGGGATCTGCAACAACGCATGGTCGACGGCGAAATCAGCATCGGCATCGAGGTCCCGCCCGAGTTCGGACGCAAGCTCCTGCGCGGCGATACCCCCGAGATCGACGTGCTGATCGACGGAGCGATGCCGTTCCGTGCGGAGACGGCGCGCGGCTATCTGCAGGGCCTGGCCCTTGGCTACTACGCCGACCAGATCGAGCGGCAGTTCGGCGAGGTGATCTCGCCCTATGCCACCGAGGTGGTCACCCGCTTCCGCTACAATCAGTCCTTCAAGAGCGTGTTCGCCATCGTGCCCTCGGTGATGATGCTCATGCTCGTCCTCATCCCCGCCATCATGACGGCAATGGGCGTGGTGCGCGAAAAGGAAACCGGTTCGATCGCCAATTTCCGCTCGACGCCGGTAACGCGCAGCGAATTCCTGCTCGGCAAGCAGCTTCCCTATGTCGTCATCGCCTTCATCAGCTTCGCCAGCCTCGTCGCCATCGGCTATGTGGTTTTCGGCGTTCCCCTGAAGGGCTCTGCTGCAGCGCTCATTGTCGGAACGCTGTTCTACATCCTGGCGACAACGGCCTTCGGCCTTTTGGTGTCGACCTTCACCAGGACGCAGGTGGCCGCCACCTTCGCCGCCGCGATCATCGCCATCATTCCCGCCGTCAATTTTTCCGGCCTTGTCGTGCCGGTCTCCTCGCTGTCGGGGAGCGGCCGGCTGCTCGGCCTGGCCTTTCCGTCCTCCTGGTATCAGCAGGTCAGCGTGGGCACCTTCACCAAGGGGTTGGGCTTCGCCGAGCTTTGGCACAATCACCTGGCACTGGCCGGTTTCGCGCTGTTCTTCACCGTCCTGTCGATCGCCATTCTGGACAAGCAGGAGGCATAG
- a CDS encoding ABC transporter permease yields the protein MFLWLANVYRLGVKELRSLVFDPVLLLLIVYVFTLAIYAVATGAKLEVQNASVAYVDEDRSALSGRIVSAILPPEFDTPVEISADRIDASMDSGAFVFVLRFPPDFEADLLAGRKPEIQLNVDATAMAQAGNGTVFLQSIIQAETAKFLSGNEDAAALPIDLVVRAMFNPNLDSSWFNAVMQVINNVTILSVLLTGAALIREREHGTIEHLLVMPVKPSEIMVAKIWANGLAIVVAAVLSLVFVVQLLLGVPIHGSIALFVFGALIYMISVTGLGILIATFTTSMPQFGLLALPVLVVMNLLSGSTTPMESMPEWLQAIMQASPSTHFVAFAQAILYRGAGLTTVWPSIVAMTVLSVIFFVIALSRFRTTMAGAR from the coding sequence ATGTTTCTGTGGCTCGCCAATGTCTATCGCCTCGGCGTCAAGGAACTCAGAAGCCTCGTCTTCGATCCTGTCCTGCTGCTGCTGATCGTCTATGTCTTCACGCTGGCCATCTACGCCGTGGCGACAGGCGCCAAGCTGGAGGTGCAGAACGCTTCCGTCGCCTATGTCGACGAGGACCGCTCCGCCCTGTCCGGACGCATCGTCAGCGCCATTCTGCCGCCGGAATTCGATACCCCGGTGGAGATCTCCGCCGATCGGATCGATGCGAGCATGGACAGCGGCGCCTTTGTTTTCGTGCTGCGTTTTCCGCCGGATTTCGAAGCCGATCTGCTGGCCGGGCGCAAGCCCGAGATCCAGCTTAATGTCGACGCGACCGCCATGGCCCAGGCGGGCAACGGCACGGTATTCCTGCAGTCGATCATCCAGGCCGAGACCGCGAAGTTCCTGAGCGGCAACGAAGACGCCGCGGCGCTGCCGATCGACCTCGTCGTCCGCGCCATGTTCAACCCGAACCTCGACTCGAGCTGGTTCAACGCGGTGATGCAGGTCATCAACAACGTCACCATCCTCTCGGTTCTTCTGACCGGGGCTGCGCTGATCCGCGAACGCGAACACGGCACCATCGAGCACCTTCTGGTGATGCCGGTGAAACCGTCCGAGATCATGGTGGCGAAGATCTGGGCGAACGGGCTGGCCATCGTCGTGGCCGCCGTTCTGTCGCTGGTCTTTGTGGTGCAGCTTCTGCTGGGCGTGCCGATCCACGGGTCGATTGCCCTGTTCGTCTTCGGCGCCCTGATCTACATGATCTCGGTGACGGGGCTCGGCATCCTGATCGCCACTTTCACGACCTCGATGCCGCAGTTCGGCCTTCTCGCACTGCCGGTTCTGGTCGTCATGAACCTGCTTTCCGGCAGCACCACGCCCATGGAAAGCATGCCCGAATGGCTCCAGGCGATCATGCAGGCGTCGCCCTCGACCCATTTCGTTGCCTTTGCCCAGGCCATTCTCTACCGCGGCGCGGGGCTGACAACCGTGTGGCCGTCAATCGTCGCCATGACGGTCCTGAGTGTGATTTTCTTCGTCATCGCCCTGTCGCGCTTCCGCACGACCATGGCCGGTGCGCGCTGA
- a CDS encoding LysR substrate-binding domain-containing protein has translation MIRANLDMDALRSMVAGVEFGSFARAATALGRSQSAISMHLKKLEQQTGQVLFRRSGRGLVPTEAGEMLLAHARRILALNDAALERLGTAAQPAAIRLGLPQDFFEDVMPDALQAFAERHPGTHVEVRAGRNHALAQEVRAGQLDAALAFFPQGSDGQGERIATLPLVWIGAKGSQAAETPLPLVLFDHPCLFRQTALRGLDQAGRAWRLALTTPSLPGLWAALRTGHGLTARTRHRIPEGLREIDRHEPGLPDLPPIEVRLLSAQDPAPAAADLCAVLRETAERHIARHDSR, from the coding sequence ATGATCAGGGCCAATCTCGACATGGACGCGCTGCGCAGCATGGTCGCAGGGGTAGAGTTCGGCAGTTTCGCGCGGGCCGCCACCGCGCTGGGTCGCTCGCAATCGGCGATCAGCATGCATCTGAAGAAGCTGGAGCAGCAGACCGGCCAGGTACTGTTCCGCCGCAGCGGCCGCGGCCTGGTTCCGACGGAGGCCGGCGAGATGCTGCTCGCCCACGCAAGGCGGATCCTGGCGCTGAACGATGCGGCGCTGGAGCGGCTGGGCACCGCGGCGCAGCCGGCCGCGATCCGGCTCGGGTTGCCGCAGGACTTCTTCGAGGACGTGATGCCGGATGCGCTGCAGGCCTTCGCCGAGCGGCATCCCGGCACCCATGTGGAAGTGCGCGCCGGCCGCAACCACGCGCTGGCGCAGGAGGTGCGCGCCGGGCAGCTCGATGCCGCCCTCGCCTTCTTTCCGCAAGGGTCCGACGGCCAGGGCGAGCGGATCGCCACGCTGCCGCTGGTGTGGATCGGCGCGAAGGGCAGCCAGGCGGCGGAAACTCCGCTGCCGCTCGTGCTGTTCGACCATCCCTGCCTGTTTCGCCAGACAGCGCTGCGCGGCCTCGACCAGGCGGGACGAGCCTGGCGGCTGGCGCTGACGACGCCGAGCCTTCCCGGGCTGTGGGCCGCGCTGCGCACCGGCCATGGGCTCACGGCGCGGACGCGGCACCGCATTCCTGAAGGCCTGCGGGAGATCGACCGTCACGAGCCGGGTTTGCCGGACCTGCCGCCGATAGAGGTGAGGCTGCTGAGCGCGCAGGACCCTGCCCCGGCCGCAGCCGACCTTTGTGCGGTGCTGCGCGAAACGGCGGAGCGGCATATCGCACGGCACGACAGCCGATAG
- a CDS encoding NAD(P)-dependent oxidoreductase, whose product MGMRIGFIGLGVMGQQMALNLAKAGADLLVWNRTGERCEPLRKAGASVAASAADVFRDAQVVILMMANAAASDAVLGRGTEGFAGNVAGRLIVSMGTSAPDWSRALDADIRAAGGRYVEAPVSGSRVPAEEGQLVGMLAGGDDDVAMLRELLRPVCRETVPCGAVPGALTMKLSVNLFLITMVAGLAEAFHFAERQGADLQRFQAVLDAGPMASAVSRIKLAKLCAGDFSVQAAISDVKMNSGLVAEAARGAGIAAPLLDAADALFTEAEGLGLGALDMAAVVRAIAARSDGGPWGA is encoded by the coding sequence GTGGGAATGCGTATCGGGTTCATCGGGCTTGGCGTGATGGGACAGCAGATGGCGCTCAATCTGGCGAAGGCAGGCGCCGATCTGCTGGTGTGGAACCGCACCGGCGAACGCTGCGAACCCTTGCGCAAGGCCGGCGCGAGCGTTGCGGCAAGCGCTGCCGACGTGTTTCGCGACGCGCAGGTGGTCATCCTGATGATGGCGAACGCCGCGGCCAGCGATGCGGTGCTCGGCCGGGGCACGGAAGGCTTCGCCGGTAACGTCGCGGGGCGGCTGATCGTGTCGATGGGCACCAGCGCGCCCGATTGGTCGCGTGCGCTGGACGCCGACATCCGCGCGGCCGGGGGGCGCTATGTCGAGGCGCCGGTCTCCGGCTCCCGCGTGCCGGCGGAGGAGGGCCAACTGGTCGGCATGCTGGCCGGCGGCGACGACGATGTCGCGATGCTGCGCGAGCTGTTGCGCCCGGTCTGCCGCGAGACGGTTCCCTGCGGCGCGGTGCCAGGTGCGCTCACCATGAAGCTCTCGGTCAACCTGTTCCTGATCACCATGGTCGCCGGCCTTGCCGAGGCCTTCCATTTCGCCGAGCGGCAGGGCGCGGATCTGCAACGTTTTCAAGCGGTTCTGGATGCCGGACCGATGGCCAGCGCCGTCTCCCGGATCAAGCTCGCCAAGCTGTGCGCCGGCGACTTCTCGGTGCAGGCGGCTATCTCCGACGTGAAGATGAACAGCGGGCTCGTCGCCGAGGCCGCGCGCGGCGCCGGGATCGCCGCGCCTTTGCTCGATGCGGCCGACGCGCTTTTCACCGAGGCGGAGGGGCTGGGCCTCGGGGCGCTGGACATGGCCGCCGTGGTTCGGGCGATTGCGGCCCGCAGCGACGGCGGGCCGTGGGGCGCCTGA
- a CDS encoding crotonase/enoyl-CoA hydratase family protein, with the protein MSDTVLCDIDDGIATLTLNRPDKLNAINYEMADRLLERLEEIEFDPRVGAVILTGAGERAFSAGGDIPQFHESVKLGPARAVRDFVRRGQAMTARLEAFPKPVIVAVNGLAYGGGCEITEAAHLAVASSEARFAKPEIAIGIPPTFGGTQRLPRLSGRKRALELLLTGDPFTPERALELGLVNAVVPPGEVMSRARALARRILRHSPLAAAGIISAVTRGLNMTIAEGLVAEGEQFARMVATNDIHEGLSAWAERRVPVYSGT; encoded by the coding sequence ATGTCCGACACCGTGCTGTGCGATATCGACGACGGCATCGCCACCTTGACCCTGAACCGCCCGGACAAGCTCAACGCGATCAACTACGAAATGGCCGACCGGCTGCTCGAACGGCTGGAGGAAATCGAGTTCGACCCGCGCGTCGGCGCGGTGATCCTGACCGGCGCCGGCGAGCGCGCCTTTTCGGCCGGCGGCGACATTCCGCAGTTTCACGAGAGCGTCAAGCTCGGCCCGGCCCGCGCGGTGCGCGATTTCGTCCGCCGCGGCCAGGCGATGACCGCGCGGCTGGAGGCGTTTCCCAAGCCGGTGATCGTTGCGGTCAACGGCCTCGCCTATGGCGGCGGCTGCGAGATCACCGAGGCCGCGCACCTGGCCGTCGCCAGCAGCGAGGCCCGTTTCGCCAAGCCGGAAATCGCCATCGGTATCCCGCCGACCTTCGGCGGAACCCAGCGTTTGCCTAGGCTTTCCGGGCGAAAACGGGCGCTGGAGCTGCTTCTGACCGGCGATCCCTTCACGCCCGAGCGGGCGCTGGAACTGGGCCTGGTCAATGCCGTCGTGCCGCCCGGCGAGGTGATGAGCCGCGCCCGCGCCCTCGCCCGCCGGATCCTGCGCCACTCGCCGCTGGCGGCCGCCGGCATCATCTCCGCCGTCACCCGCGGCCTCAACATGACCATCGCCGAAGGGCTGGTCGCGGAGGGCGAGCAGTTCGCCCGGATGGTGGCGACGAACGACATTCACGAAGGCCTCAGCGCCTGGGCCGAGCGGCGGGTGCCGGTCTATTCCGGCACCTGA
- a CDS encoding LysR substrate-binding domain-containing protein — MSLRLPPLASLRLFEAAARHASFKQAAEELGLTPSAVSHGIDTLETWLGAPLFDRSGRAVSLTAAGEDLLPYVSEGLSMIATGAHRVSPLLGARRIRVSVAPTFARRWLVPRLGRFRGRHPEIDLHVDTSHRQAVFPLDGVDLAIRMGPAPWPSARSELLFRETLQPVAHPDLAARLPQREGRIDWARAPLIHVATVENDWAAWFAAAAAATGETLPPPGRGLHVDTVDLALEAAAQGLGVALARLPLCAGALSSPAPLSPAPAAPAPSSPASPVLSPLAGCPPVPVRTGYWALLPSGHEPRREIAAFLRWLKGESAAFMA, encoded by the coding sequence ATGAGCCTGCGCCTGCCGCCGCTCGCCTCGCTCCGCCTGTTCGAGGCTGCCGCACGCCACGCCAGCTTCAAGCAGGCGGCCGAGGAGCTCGGCCTCACCCCGTCGGCCGTCAGCCACGGCATCGACACGCTGGAGACCTGGCTCGGCGCGCCGCTGTTCGACCGCTCGGGCCGCGCGGTCTCGCTCACCGCCGCCGGCGAGGACCTGCTGCCTTACGTCAGCGAGGGCCTGTCGATGATCGCCACCGGCGCACACCGGGTGTCGCCGCTGCTCGGCGCCCGCAGGATCCGCGTCAGCGTCGCCCCGACCTTCGCCCGCCGCTGGCTGGTGCCGCGGCTCGGCCGGTTTCGCGGCCGCCATCCCGAGATAGACCTCCATGTCGACACCAGCCACCGGCAGGCGGTGTTTCCGCTCGACGGCGTCGATCTCGCCATCCGCATGGGGCCGGCGCCCTGGCCGTCGGCGCGCTCCGAGCTGCTGTTCCGCGAGACGTTGCAGCCGGTCGCGCATCCCGACCTTGCCGCCCGCCTGCCGCAGCGCGAGGGGCGGATCGACTGGGCGCGCGCGCCGCTGATCCACGTGGCGACGGTCGAGAACGACTGGGCGGCGTGGTTCGCGGCCGCAGCCGCCGCGACAGGCGAGACGCTGCCGCCGCCCGGCCGGGGGCTCCATGTCGATACGGTCGACCTGGCGCTGGAAGCGGCCGCGCAGGGCCTCGGCGTCGCCCTTGCCCGCCTGCCGCTTTGCGCCGGCGCGCTCTCTTCCCCCGCGCCCCTCTCTCCGGCTCCTGCTGCCCCCGCTCCTTCTTCTCCCGCCTCCCCCGTCCTCTCGCCGCTGGCCGGCTGCCCGCCCGTGCCCGTGCGCACCGGCTATTGGGCCCTGCTGCCCTCCGGCCACGAGCCGCGCCGCGAGATCGCCGCCTTCCTGCGCTGGCTGAAGGGCGAGAGCGCGGCTTTTATGGCATGA